The Deltaproteobacteria bacterium genome has a window encoding:
- the hisF gene encoding imidazole glycerol phosphate synthase subunit HisF: MLKTRIIPTLLWKDVGLVKGIGFDSWRRVGTVTPAIKVYNTRDVDELILVDISAYKENREPDYQAIEEFSSECFVPFCVGGGIQTLDHIRKLLLAGADKVCINSAAYENPKLIQEAARRFGSQCIVVSIDAKKETDGNYHCYSHSASKETGKEVLAWAKEVEAWGAGEILLTSIERDGGMQGYDLELIRKVSAAVKIPVIASGGAGNYQHMLEALTQGKATAVAAAAVFHYTEQTPAEAKKYLAGQGIAVRNSAVRG; the protein is encoded by the coding sequence ATGCTAAAAACTCGAATCATTCCCACCCTACTCTGGAAAGACGTCGGCCTCGTCAAAGGCATAGGTTTTGATAGTTGGCGCCGTGTGGGAACTGTAACACCTGCAATTAAAGTGTACAATACCCGGGATGTGGATGAACTTATTCTAGTGGATATTTCTGCTTACAAAGAAAACCGGGAACCCGATTATCAAGCCATCGAAGAGTTTTCCTCCGAATGTTTTGTCCCTTTTTGCGTGGGGGGCGGAATTCAAACCCTGGATCATATCCGCAAACTTTTGCTCGCGGGGGCCGACAAAGTTTGCATCAATTCTGCGGCTTACGAAAACCCAAAATTAATTCAGGAAGCCGCCAGGCGATTTGGCTCTCAGTGTATTGTGGTGAGCATTGATGCCAAAAAAGAAACAGATGGAAATTATCACTGCTACTCCCATTCTGCGTCAAAAGAAACGGGAAAAGAAGTACTGGCTTGGGCAAAAGAAGTGGAAGCCTGGGGGGCAGGAGAAATTTTACTCACTTCCATAGAACGCGATGGAGGCATGCAAGGTTATGATCTGGAATTGATTCGCAAAGTCTCTGCGGCTGTAAAAATTCCGGTGATCGCTTCCGGCGGGGCAGGAAATTATCAACACATGTTGGAAGCTTTAACCCAGGGCAAGGCTACTGCTGTAGCGGCGGCGGCCGTTTTTCACTATACGGAACAAACCCCGGCCGAAGCCAAGAAATATTTGGCGGGGCAGGGAATCGCTGTAAGAAATTCAGCGGTGAGGGGATAA
- the pseI gene encoding pseudaminic acid synthase — MIQIGKYSIGENEDPFVIAEMSGNHNGSLARALQIVEAAAQAGAQALKLQTYTADTMTLNLSENEFVIQDKNSLWKNRTLYDLYHEAHTPWEWHEPLFKRCAELGMIGFSTPFDETAVDFLEKLNVPCYKIASFENIHLPLIKKVAATKKPLIISTGLATLEEISEAVDAARSAGCRDLILLKCTSSYPAPPEESNLLAIDLLKQRFQCEVGLSDHTMGIGVSLASIALGARVIERHFTLSRSDGGVDSAFSLEPQELKMLREESKKIVPALGKTKLGPSEQEKKSLQFRRSLYISENMKAGEILTPKNLRAIRPGLGLAPKYYEELLGKKVKQDLKKGMAMKWEWVGE; from the coding sequence ATGATTCAAATTGGAAAATATTCCATTGGTGAAAACGAAGATCCTTTTGTCATCGCCGAGATGTCCGGGAATCATAATGGATCTTTAGCTCGTGCCCTTCAAATCGTGGAAGCCGCCGCTCAAGCAGGTGCACAGGCTTTGAAGCTTCAAACCTACACAGCGGATACCATGACTTTGAATCTGTCCGAAAATGAATTTGTTATTCAAGATAAAAATAGCCTTTGGAAAAACAGAACACTCTATGACCTCTATCACGAGGCCCACACGCCTTGGGAATGGCACGAACCCCTATTTAAACGCTGTGCTGAATTGGGTATGATTGGATTCAGTACTCCCTTTGATGAAACAGCGGTAGATTTTCTCGAAAAGTTGAATGTGCCTTGTTACAAAATTGCCAGCTTTGAAAATATCCACCTGCCTCTCATCAAAAAAGTGGCCGCGACAAAAAAACCACTCATTATCTCAACCGGCTTGGCAACGCTGGAAGAAATTTCTGAAGCCGTAGACGCAGCCCGATCTGCGGGTTGTAGGGATTTGATTTTGCTCAAGTGTACAAGTTCTTATCCTGCTCCTCCTGAAGAAAGCAATTTGTTGGCTATCGATTTACTTAAACAAAGATTTCAATGTGAAGTAGGGCTCTCAGATCACACAATGGGCATTGGAGTTTCACTGGCCTCTATTGCTCTGGGTGCACGAGTCATTGAACGACATTTCACCTTGAGTCGTAGCGATGGAGGAGTCGATTCTGCTTTCTCTCTAGAACCACAAGAGTTGAAAATGTTGAGGGAAGAATCTAAAAAAATTGTTCCGGCCTTAGGAAAAACAAAATTGGGCCCCTCTGAACAAGAAAAAAAATCACTTCAATTCCGTCGTTCACTCTACATTAGTGAAAATATGAAAGCAGGTGAAATACTCACCCCCAAAAATCTTCGAGCCATTCGACCTGGCTTGGGTTTGGCTCCTAAATATTATGAGGAATTATTGGGTAAAAAAGTGAAGCAAGATTTAAAGAAGGGAATGGCGATGAAATGGGAGTGGGTTGGAGAGTAA
- the hisH gene encoding imidazole glycerol phosphate synthase subunit HisH — translation MSIRKVTLIDYGMGNLGSLRRSLEECEAEVTTLEDPRELKTAPKIILPGVGAFGDGMKNLRERGWLEAIDSAVRDYKVPMLGICLGMQMMASKGFEGEECSGLNLIPGEVKRLLPRATERIPHVGWNEMQQAVAHPLFEKIPNHSDFYFVHSYHFIPENSAHVLAKTPYCGEFVSCVGHENVLGVQFHPEKSSKAGFQLLRNFLALC, via the coding sequence ATGTCTATCCGCAAGGTCACGCTTATTGATTACGGTATGGGAAATCTCGGATCACTCCGCAGATCGCTGGAGGAGTGCGAGGCGGAAGTGACAACCCTCGAAGATCCTCGTGAATTAAAGACGGCTCCCAAAATCATTCTACCCGGGGTGGGGGCTTTTGGGGACGGAATGAAAAATTTGCGTGAGCGAGGATGGCTGGAAGCCATTGATTCCGCCGTGCGCGATTACAAAGTTCCCATGCTGGGGATTTGTTTGGGCATGCAGATGATGGCCTCCAAAGGTTTTGAAGGAGAAGAATGTTCCGGTTTGAATCTGATTCCCGGAGAAGTAAAACGGCTGCTTCCGCGAGCAACTGAGCGAATTCCTCACGTGGGTTGGAATGAAATGCAGCAAGCGGTTGCTCATCCACTTTTTGAAAAAATTCCCAATCATTCTGATTTTTATTTTGTGCACAGTTATCATTTTATTCCTGAAAATTCTGCCCACGTTTTAGCAAAGACACCCTATTGCGGTGAGTTTGTCTCTTGTGTCGGACATGAAAATGTACTGGGGGTACAGTTTCATCCCGAAAAGAGTTCTAAGGCAGGATTTCAATTGCTAAGAAATTTTCTAGCATTATGCTAA
- the pseG gene encoding UDP-2,4-diacetamido-2,4,6-trideoxy-beta-L-altropyranose hydrolase, translating to MKFVIRTDASRKIGSGHVMRCLTLAQELKEKGAEVCFICRLHPGNLNAFICKQGFVCLDLPSPEKHPQRISHPKNEYEAWLEVPQEVDAKETMDLLAEAGETLIVDHYGLDQNWEKRLAPHFQSIVVIDDLANRAHLCDLLLDQNLQPALHQKYPSLTPPTCKLLLGPSYALLREEFSAARKDLKIREGKISKLCIFFGGVDTSNESLKAIKACLKVSAPLELQVILGAANPHQKILSEFCTPYSQIKLYREVERVSQILKLSDLAIGAGGVSTWERAALGVPTLAWSISNNQEALLQSMAEEGRLIYLGKKEEITEETIREKIESLLAHPEQVQSLSKKSLELVDAKGAPRVATFLLNLHSEKKITLRPATFEDCQNIFEWRNHPETRQSSYNSKKISWKAHKVWFEKSLSNTHRKILIAEREAKSVGVLRYDYSGSGEEALTSIYLVPGNKGQGYGTQILIHAAAWLKKNHPKTKFLKAEIQEKNIVSQRAFAKAGYRLKNKIWVKPL from the coding sequence ATGAAATTTGTTATTCGTACAGATGCTTCCCGCAAAATTGGCTCCGGTCATGTGATGCGCTGCCTGACCCTGGCGCAAGAACTGAAAGAAAAGGGGGCCGAGGTTTGCTTTATCTGTCGTTTACATCCAGGCAATTTGAATGCCTTCATTTGCAAGCAAGGCTTTGTTTGTCTGGATCTTCCCAGTCCAGAGAAACATCCCCAAAGAATTAGCCATCCAAAAAATGAATATGAAGCCTGGTTGGAAGTGCCGCAAGAAGTAGATGCGAAGGAAACAATGGATTTGCTTGCGGAGGCTGGAGAAACGCTGATTGTTGACCATTATGGTCTGGATCAAAACTGGGAGAAAAGGCTTGCTCCTCATTTTCAAAGCATTGTCGTCATCGATGATCTTGCCAATCGTGCTCATCTTTGCGACCTCCTTCTCGATCAAAATCTTCAGCCTGCACTTCATCAAAAATATCCCTCACTCACTCCTCCTACCTGTAAATTATTACTGGGCCCCTCTTATGCCTTGCTTCGTGAAGAATTTAGTGCAGCGAGAAAAGATCTTAAAATTCGAGAAGGCAAAATTTCCAAGCTGTGTATTTTTTTTGGCGGGGTGGATACCAGCAACGAAAGTTTAAAAGCGATTAAGGCCTGCCTGAAGGTTTCCGCACCCTTGGAGTTGCAGGTCATTTTAGGCGCTGCAAATCCCCATCAGAAAATCTTGTCTGAATTCTGCACCCCCTATTCGCAAATCAAATTGTATCGTGAGGTAGAAAGGGTTTCTCAAATTCTGAAGCTCAGCGATTTGGCGATAGGCGCAGGGGGTGTCAGCACCTGGGAACGTGCAGCGCTGGGAGTGCCCACTCTAGCCTGGAGCATCTCCAATAACCAGGAGGCTCTGCTGCAATCGATGGCAGAGGAAGGCCGTTTGATTTATTTGGGCAAAAAAGAAGAAATCACAGAAGAAACAATAAGAGAAAAAATTGAATCTTTATTGGCTCATCCCGAGCAAGTACAAAGTTTATCCAAAAAAAGTTTGGAACTCGTGGATGCAAAGGGAGCTCCGCGTGTTGCTACATTTCTTCTTAACCTTCACTCCGAAAAAAAAATAACCCTGCGCCCTGCTACTTTTGAAGATTGCCAAAATATTTTTGAATGGAGAAATCATCCGGAGACACGCCAATCTTCATACAATTCCAAAAAAATTTCCTGGAAAGCACATAAAGTCTGGTTTGAAAAGAGTTTGTCGAATACTCATCGAAAAATCCTCATTGCAGAAAGAGAAGCCAAAAGTGTCGGGGTATTGCGTTATGATTATTCAGGTTCGGGTGAGGAAGCGCTCACTTCCATCTATTTGGTTCCCGGAAATAAAGGCCAGGGCTACGGAACACAAATTCTCATCCATGCTGCAGCTTGGTTGAAGAAAAATCATCCTAAGACCAAATTTTTAAAGGCAGAAATCCAGGAGAAGAATATCGTTTCGCAAAGGGCCTTTGCAAAAGCGGGATATCGATTAAAAAACAAAATTTGGGTAAAACCCCTATGA
- a CDS encoding motility associated factor glycosyltransferase family protein, with translation MSSLYQKNLNCLKTKHPQLAELVSNLNEIPALKFRPSTRELICHFADGSEQPYYPSPNAEQYSKEFAQTLSLKNPRILIFFGVGLGHHLLEYAKKSHPLNQVILVIEAMPHLFKKALEVNDFTPMFEVPQVHWFLGNDVVQLEQFFNRFFEEGPWLRFANAVEFVEFSPSLHWNGDFYSQAKESFAKATAHHFNRVFADPYDAYRGTVHVLKNLKEVLAMPALAQAQDQFKGKDGILISSGPSLAKSLSYLKEAQQYAVVVACPSALPLLIEHGIHPHLWLNIERDETQGDFFCNLSEKPPHVFVGPPHVHPKCFSGNKGLNSYILGTSLQSRWLPLEKPILGLGHSSANAAFKILELLGCGRIFLVGQDLCYDKNLESHAPGVWKESQTVMANLRKEGNKVLEIEGNNGKPVRSNLFWFTFLKTFSEQLVPAYAGKVFNVIPPEYGAKIPGCPRIDPEAWLQQLSPEKLETLSLLKEKLTLPSTAEQEIKRKVIQQKMYTLKRALQRLIGDNQAFAMKCRALQFSAWVAAQNWEEGKIKYAQFLKEADEFSSRYTEDKNYAEDLDAYQNFFHPIIQGTLIQGQIQYFSSTEDTEGNFNEIARKIEILFQMAKEEAFWASVVLDLVNKF, from the coding sequence ATGAGCTCCCTCTATCAAAAAAACTTAAACTGCCTCAAAACCAAACATCCTCAGCTTGCTGAACTAGTTTCCAATTTAAATGAAATCCCCGCCTTAAAATTTAGGCCAAGTACCAGAGAATTAATCTGCCATTTTGCGGATGGATCCGAGCAGCCCTATTATCCTTCCCCCAATGCGGAGCAATATTCAAAAGAATTTGCCCAAACATTAAGCCTAAAAAATCCACGGATCTTAATCTTTTTTGGGGTAGGACTGGGCCATCATCTGCTGGAATACGCCAAAAAATCTCATCCTCTCAATCAGGTCATTTTAGTGATTGAAGCTATGCCCCATCTCTTTAAAAAAGCCCTGGAAGTGAATGATTTCACCCCCATGTTTGAAGTGCCTCAAGTGCATTGGTTTTTGGGCAATGATGTTGTTCAACTCGAACAATTTTTTAATCGTTTCTTTGAGGAAGGACCCTGGCTGCGCTTTGCAAATGCAGTGGAGTTTGTAGAATTTTCTCCCAGCCTGCATTGGAATGGTGATTTTTATAGCCAGGCCAAAGAAAGCTTTGCCAAGGCCACCGCCCATCATTTTAATCGTGTTTTTGCAGATCCTTACGATGCCTATCGCGGCACGGTGCACGTTTTGAAAAATTTAAAAGAGGTCTTGGCGATGCCGGCCCTGGCTCAAGCCCAAGATCAATTTAAAGGGAAAGATGGTATCCTCATTTCTTCAGGACCCTCGCTGGCCAAAAGTCTAAGCTACCTCAAGGAAGCCCAGCAATACGCCGTTGTGGTTGCTTGCCCTTCGGCCCTTCCCCTGTTGATTGAACACGGTATTCATCCCCATTTATGGCTGAATATTGAACGCGATGAAACCCAGGGAGATTTTTTTTGCAATCTCTCTGAAAAGCCACCCCATGTCTTTGTGGGGCCGCCCCATGTCCATCCCAAATGTTTTTCGGGAAACAAGGGTCTAAACAGTTATATTTTGGGGACCTCTCTTCAAAGTCGCTGGCTGCCCCTGGAGAAACCCATATTGGGCCTGGGGCATTCTTCGGCTAATGCGGCCTTTAAGATTTTGGAACTTTTGGGTTGTGGTCGCATTTTCTTGGTAGGTCAGGATTTGTGTTACGACAAAAACCTGGAAAGCCATGCCCCGGGGGTTTGGAAGGAATCCCAAACCGTAATGGCGAATTTAAGAAAAGAAGGGAATAAAGTTTTAGAGATAGAAGGAAATAACGGAAAGCCTGTTCGTAGCAACCTGTTCTGGTTTACCTTTCTCAAAACTTTCTCAGAACAACTGGTTCCTGCTTACGCAGGAAAGGTATTCAATGTCATTCCTCCCGAATACGGGGCCAAAATTCCTGGCTGCCCAAGAATAGACCCGGAGGCTTGGCTGCAACAGCTCTCTCCTGAAAAACTGGAGACTCTCTCCCTGCTGAAAGAAAAATTGACCCTTCCTTCGACAGCCGAACAGGAGATCAAAAGAAAAGTGATTCAACAAAAAATGTATACACTCAAACGGGCGCTCCAACGCCTGATTGGCGACAATCAAGCCTTCGCCATGAAATGCAGGGCCCTACAATTTTCAGCCTGGGTAGCCGCGCAAAATTGGGAAGAAGGCAAAATAAAATATGCCCAATTTTTAAAAGAAGCAGACGAATTCTCCTCGCGCTATACCGAGGATAAAAACTACGCAGAAGATCTGGACGCCTATCAGAATTTCTTTCATCCCATCATTCAGGGAACGCTTATCCAAGGCCAGATTCAATACTTCTCAAGCACAGAAGATACAGAAGGCAACTTCAATGAAATTGCCCGAAAAATAGAGATCCTTTTTCAGATGGCAAAAGAGGAGGCCTTTTGGGCCTCGGTGGTTTTGGATTTGGTGAATAAATTTTGA
- a CDS encoding N-acetyl sugar amidotransferase, producing MIQYCKRCVMPNTKPDLFIDDQGICNACRNYEKRQVVDWDSRKKELHQVLERYRNKKGSNWDCIVPGSGGKDSSYQALKIKQLGMNPLIITSTTCDLSDLGRKNIENLKQQGFDYLELSANPVTRRKLNRIGLTQVGDISWPEHVAIFTSPVRLAVQLKIPLLIWGENSQNEYGGPATAAENNVLNRRWLEEFGGLLGLRVSDMIGLEGIQAKDLIPYTYPSDEELQSVGVTGLFLGYFIPWDGYSNVLYSQAFGLQTSPTVIEGSAVNYENMDNHQMGIHDYFKYLKFAFGRASDLVSLHIRRGRLTREDGMEMIRKLDGKFPWTYLGKPIEKILEPLEISIEEFIKICDRFTNKKLFVTDAKGNLVKDKKGNLQKINEDNI from the coding sequence ATGATTCAATACTGCAAGCGCTGCGTCATGCCTAACACCAAGCCCGATTTGTTTATCGATGATCAGGGGATTTGTAATGCCTGCCGAAACTATGAGAAACGCCAGGTTGTAGATTGGGATTCCCGTAAAAAGGAGCTCCATCAAGTTTTGGAGCGTTATCGTAACAAAAAGGGAAGCAACTGGGACTGTATTGTTCCGGGCAGTGGAGGGAAAGATAGTAGCTACCAAGCCTTAAAAATAAAGCAATTGGGGATGAATCCTCTCATCATAACTTCAACCACCTGTGATCTATCAGACTTGGGTCGAAAAAATATTGAAAACCTGAAACAACAGGGCTTTGATTATCTGGAGTTGAGTGCGAACCCTGTCACGCGTCGCAAGCTCAATCGTATCGGCCTTACTCAAGTAGGGGATATTTCCTGGCCTGAACATGTGGCCATTTTTACCAGCCCCGTACGCCTGGCGGTTCAGCTTAAAATCCCTTTATTGATTTGGGGTGAGAACTCTCAAAATGAATATGGAGGACCTGCGACAGCCGCCGAAAACAATGTGCTCAATCGCCGCTGGTTAGAGGAATTTGGAGGCTTGCTGGGCCTGCGGGTTTCCGACATGATTGGCCTGGAGGGTATTCAGGCAAAAGATCTCATCCCTTATACTTATCCGAGCGATGAAGAGCTGCAATCCGTGGGGGTCACTGGGCTTTTCTTGGGTTATTTCATCCCCTGGGATGGGTACAGCAACGTCCTCTATTCACAAGCCTTTGGATTGCAGACCTCTCCTACAGTCATCGAAGGTTCTGCGGTCAATTACGAAAACATGGACAACCATCAGATGGGGATCCACGATTATTTCAAATACCTCAAATTTGCCTTTGGACGTGCCTCCGATCTGGTTTCGCTGCATATCCGCCGCGGTCGACTCACCCGCGAAGATGGGATGGAGATGATTCGTAAACTGGATGGGAAATTCCCTTGGACTTATTTGGGTAAACCGATTGAAAAAATATTAGAGCCTTTAGAAATCAGTATCGAAGAATTCATCAAGATCTGTGATCGCTTTACCAACAAAAAACTTTTTGTGACGGACGCGAAGGGAAATTTGGTGAAGGATAAAAAGGGAAACCTCCAAAAAATTAATGAGGATAATATTTAA